One stretch of Alcaligenes aquatilis DNA includes these proteins:
- the chrA gene encoding chromate efflux transporter, with amino-acid sequence MNGSRNTPLVQQVAMQQGKPLEVFWAFLKLGLSSFGGPIAHLGYFRAEFVERRRWLDDRSYSDLVALCQFLPGPASSQVGMAIGLGRAGWWGLLAAWTGFTLPSAMVLILFALSLAGFQGVAESAWVHGLKIVAVAIVAQAVLGMARSLCPDRARAALAILAALLSLLLPSAFGQVAAIVITGLLAWWRLDAIQAGAAQAHAYPVSRKVGIVALLLFAGLLIALPVWAAATGSSTAQLLEGVYRSGALVFGGGHVVLPLLQASVVPSGVVSNADLMVGYGAAQAVPGPLFTFAAYIGAMAQGPLHGWLGGLVLLVVIFIPAVLILIGVLPFWQGLRHRAGMRTAMAGVNAGVVGILGVALYDPVWTSAIHSRADVALALLLFGLLTVGRVPPVVVVLLAGLGAWGISVL; translated from the coding sequence ATGAATGGTTCTAGGAATACGCCTTTAGTGCAGCAGGTGGCGATGCAGCAGGGCAAGCCTCTGGAGGTTTTTTGGGCCTTCCTGAAACTGGGCTTGAGCTCATTTGGTGGGCCGATCGCACATCTGGGCTATTTCCGTGCGGAGTTTGTGGAACGTCGTCGCTGGCTGGATGATCGCAGTTATTCGGATCTGGTCGCCTTGTGTCAGTTCTTGCCAGGGCCGGCCAGCAGTCAGGTGGGGATGGCGATTGGCTTGGGGCGTGCGGGCTGGTGGGGTTTACTGGCTGCCTGGACGGGTTTTACCTTGCCTTCGGCGATGGTGTTGATTCTGTTTGCCTTGAGTTTGGCCGGGTTCCAGGGGGTTGCCGAGTCTGCTTGGGTGCATGGTCTCAAGATCGTGGCTGTTGCGATTGTGGCGCAGGCGGTGCTGGGGATGGCTCGCTCTTTATGTCCTGATCGCGCCAGAGCGGCCTTGGCGATTCTGGCGGCTTTGTTGAGCCTTTTGCTGCCCTCTGCGTTTGGGCAGGTGGCCGCTATTGTGATCACGGGTCTGCTGGCCTGGTGGAGGCTGGATGCAATTCAGGCAGGTGCGGCGCAGGCCCATGCGTATCCGGTGTCGCGCAAGGTGGGGATAGTGGCTTTGCTGCTGTTTGCGGGCCTGCTGATTGCCTTGCCTGTTTGGGCAGCGGCGACGGGTTCGTCTACGGCGCAGTTGCTGGAAGGCGTGTATCGCTCCGGGGCCTTGGTGTTTGGGGGCGGGCATGTAGTGTTGCCTTTATTGCAGGCCTCGGTGGTGCCGAGCGGGGTGGTCAGCAATGCGGATTTGATGGTGGGTTACGGTGCAGCTCAAGCGGTACCGGGACCCTTGTTTACCTTTGCGGCGTATATCGGGGCGATGGCTCAAGGGCCCTTGCACGGATGGCTGGGTGGACTGGTTTTATTGGTGGTGATTTTTATACCGGCGGTCTTGATTCTGATTGGTGTTTTGCCTTTTTGGCAGGGTTTGCGGCATAGGGCAGGGATGCGGACGGCGATGGCCGGTGTGAATGCAGGTGTGGTCGGCATTCTGGGTGTGGCTCTGTATGACCCGGTGTGGACCAGTGCCATTCACAGTCGGGCAGATGTTGCGCTGGCTTTGCTTTTGTTCGGTTTGCTGACGGTAGGGCGGGTGCCCCCTGTCGTGGTGGTGCTTTTAGCGGGGTTGGGAGCCTGGGGGATCTCTGTCCTTTGA